In the Juglans microcarpa x Juglans regia isolate MS1-56 chromosome 6D, Jm3101_v1.0, whole genome shotgun sequence genome, one interval contains:
- the LOC121234040 gene encoding protein transport protein SEC16B homolog, producing the protein MASNPPFQVEDQTDEDFFDKLVGDEFGPTTTGSNPQFTDGNDSDDAKAFSNLNIAEVGNAFGDLGGGGGGDDSMLEFEAKTEKDHVDGAAKSLGARAEERNSLVSSNSVGCDSIVESSNDGIGSEFTSDSTMSKSSGSGGSGVKEVGWNSFHAGSEQNSSKGFGSYSDFFNDLGGDSGTFQGDVGDNLNSQAKTVSAQEEYGADGTNNSVNYANYQESQVYGASMEQSTNMQDLNSSQSWENMYPGWKYDPNTGQWHQVDSNDTMATDVHHTGSDWGDVNDQKTDVSYLQHAAQPAVESVAETSTTESVSNWSQVCKGNNGYPEHMVFDPQYPGWYYDTIAQEWRALDTYTASIQSTAQAHDQQHQNGFVSNGSFHQNSNSLYGGYMQADNYEQGFGSQGPDGSWTGAYSNDYPQNLNAWPAETVPKSEAFATYGNDYQQHLNAWSAETVPENEAFSTLSRNQQLDNSYGSNSSLNINQQKSLNSFGTVSMYNGASQAHGKANGAVDFNNFIPDGNFSQQFNQANTKLDEQTQFSNNYFDSQKPPNLSHQSFESGHRTYAPNAGRSSAGRPPHALVTFGFGGKLIVMKDKSSLSSSSYGSQDPGGGSISIMNLMEVVMGNTDMSSCGLGASGYFRALCQQSFPGPLVGASVGSKELNKWIDERITSCESPDVDYRKGELLRLLLSLLKIACQHYGKLRSPFGADTVLRENDSPESAVAKLFASAKRNGTQFSEYGALSHSLQKLPSEGQIMATASEVQSFLVSGRKKEALQCAQEGQLWGPALVLASQLGDQYYVDTVKQMALRQLVAGSPLRTLCLLIAGQPAEVFSSGTTDPGLRGAVSMHQQPAQSGANFMLDDWEENLAVITANRTKDDELVLIHLGDCLWKERSEITAAHICYLVAEANFESYSDSARLCLIGADHWKCPRTYASPEAIQRTELYEYSKVLGNSQFILIPFQPYKLIYAHMLVEVGKVSDSLKYCQAVWKSLKTVRAPEVETWKQLVLSLEERIRAHQQGGYTANLAPTKLVGKLLNFFDSTAHRVVGGLPPPAPSVSQGSVPGNEHYPQPSGPRVSTSQSTMAISSLMPSASMEPISDWTADGNRMTMVNRSVSEPDFGRTPRQVDSSKDMTSSNDQGKASVGSSRFARFGFGSQLLQKTVGLVLRPRLGRQAKLGEKNKFYYDEKQKRWVEEGVELPAEEASFAPPPTTAAFQNGMSDYHLKSAMQKEGTPMNQSPYYKTPSEHNSGIPYGPSSSNQFSARGRMGVRSRYVDTFNQGGGSPANLFQSPSVPSVKPAVAANAKFFIPTPASSGEQTMEAIAENGQEDTATHEDPSTSTAYDSFQSPIPSSSMSMQRFPSMGSIPGKGVGTNGEASLPPNSRRTASWGGSFSDPFSPPNPAETKTLGEALGMPPSTYMPNESSLMRMPMNGGSVDDLHEVEL; encoded by the exons ATGGCTTCGAATCCTCCATTCCAGGTGGAGGATCAGACGGACGAGGATTTCTTCGATAAACTGGTAGGCGATGAGTTTGGGCCTACCACAACCGGATCAAACCCCCAGTTCACTGACGGTAATGATTCTGACGACGCTAAAGCGTTCTCGAACCTGAACATCGCTGAGGTTGGAAATGCATTTGGGGATTtgggcggcggcggcggcggcgatGATAGCATGTTGGAATTCGAAGCGAAAACCGAAAAGGATCACGTGGATGGCGCTGCAAAGTCGTTGGGTGCTCGCGCTGAAGAGAGGAATTCATTGGTTTCATCGAATTCGGTTGGGTGTGATAGTATAGTCGAGTCTAGTAATGATGGGATAGGATCTGAATTCACATCGGACTCGACCATGAGCAAGAGCAGTGGATCCGGAGGGTCTGGGGTTAAGGAGGTGGGCTGGAATTCTTTTCACGCGGGCTCGGAGCAAAACAGCAGTAAAGGGTTCGGATCGTACTCAGATTTTTTCAATGATTTGGGTGGGGATTCTGGTACTTTCCAGGGGGATGTCGGTGATAACTTGAATAGCCAGGCAAAAACTGTATCGGCCCAGGAGGAATATGGAGCTGATGGTACGAATAATTCTGTTAATTATGCAAATTATCAGGAGAGTCAAGTTTATGGTGCATCAATGGAACAAAGTACAAATATGCAGGATTTAAATAGTAGTCAGTCCTGGGAAAATATGTATCCGGGATGGAAGTACGACCCCAATACCGGGCAATGGCATCAAGTGGATAGTAATGATACTATGGCAACTGATGTTCATCATACAGGAAGTGATTGGGGTGATGTTAATGATCAGAAAACGGATGTTTCTTACTTGCAGCACGCTGCTCAGCCAGCTGTAGAAAGTGTGGCTGAAACTAGCACGACCGAGAGTGTATCTAACTGGAGTCAGGTTTGCAAAGGTAATAACGGGTATCCGGAGCATATGGTTTTTGATCCTCAGTACCCAGGTTGGTATTACGACACAATTGCACAAGAATGGCGGGCATTGGATACCTACACTGCCTCCATTCAGTCGACGGCACAGGCCCATGATCAGCAGCATCAAAATGGGTTTGTTTCCAATGGTAGTTTTCATCAGAATAGTAATAGCTTATATGGCGGGTACATGCAAGCTGATAATTATGAACAAGGTTTTGGTAGCCAAGGCCCAGATGGAAGCTGGACTGGGGCTTATAGCAATGATTATCCGCAAAATTTGAATGCGTGGCCAGCTGAAACTGTTCCAAAGAGTGAGGCTTTTGCCACCTATGGCAATGATTATCAGCAACATTTGAATGCATGGTCAGCTGAAACTGTTCCAGAGAACGAGGCTTTTTCGACTTTGAGTAGAAACCAGCAATTGGATAATTCTTATGGTTCCAACTCTTCGTTAAACATTAACCAACAGAAGTCCTTGAATTCCTTCGGAACAGTTTCAATGTACAATGGAGCAAGTCAGGCTCATGGTAAGGCTAACGGTGCTGTTGATTTCAATAACTTTATCCCTGATGGGAACTTTAGCCAGCAGTTTAATCAGGCAAATACAAAACTAGATGAACAAACACAATTCTCGAACAATTACTTTGACAGTCAGAAACCCCCAAATCTTTCACATCAATCGTTTGAGAGTGGCCATCGGACTTATGCTCCCAATGCTGGAAGATCGTCTGCTGGGCGTCCTCCACATGCCCTGGTAACTTTTGGGTTTGGCGGAAAACTCATTGTAATGAAGGATAAAAGTTCTCTCAGTAGCTCATCGTATGGAAGCCAG GATCCTGGAGGAGGCTCAATTTCTATAATGAACTTGATGGAAGTTGTCATGGGAAACACTGATATGTCAAGCTGTGGATTGGGTGCCTCTGGTTATTTTCGTGCTTTGTGCCAACAATCCTTTCCAGGTCCATTGGTTGGTGCTAGTGTTGGAAGTAAAGAGTTGAACAAATGGATTGACGAGAGGATAACAAGCTGTGAATCACCTGATGTGGATTATAGAAAAGGTGAACTATTGAGGTTGCTTCTCTCTTTGCTTAAAATTGCTTGCCAACATTATGGAAAACTTCGATCTCCTTTTGGTGCCGACACTGTGTTGAGG GAAAATGATTCTCCAGAATCAGCAGTTGCTAAACTTTTTGCATCTGCCAAGAGGAATGGTACTCAATTCAGTGAGTATGGTGCTCTTAGCCACAGTTTGCAGAAATTGCCTTCTGAAGGACAAATAATG GCAACCGCGTCTGAGGTACAAAGTTTCCTGGTTTCTGGTAGAAAGAAAGAGGCCCTTCAATGTGCACAAGAAGGTCAGCTGTGGGGACCCGCACTTGTGCTTGCTTCACAGCTTGGTGATCAG TACTATGTTGATACTGTGAAGCAAATGGCGCTTCGCCAGCTGGTTGCTGGATCACCTCTTCGTACTTTATGCCTGCTAATTGCAGGGCAACCCGCAGAAGTTTTTTCTTCGGGCACAACTGATCCTGGTCTTCGGGGTGCTGTTAGTATGCATCAACAGCCTGCCCAG AGTGGAGCCAATTTTATGCTTGATGACTGGGAGGAAAATTTGGCGGTAATAACTGCAAACAGAACAAAGGATGATGAACTTGTGCTCATTCATCTTGGAGATTGCTTGTGGAAGGAAAGAAGTGAG ATTACTGCTGCGCACATCTGCTATTTAGTTGCGGAAGCAAACTTTGAGTCATACTCGGACAGTGCCAGACTCTGTTTAATTGGAGCAGATCACTGGAAATGTCCTCGAACCTACGCTAGTCCAGAGGCTATTCAG AGGACCGAGTTATATGAATATTCCAAGGTGCTTGGGAACTCTCAGTTTATCCTGATACCATTTCAACCATATAAGCTCATATATGCACACATGCTAGTTGAAGTGGGGAAGGTTTCAGACTCTTTGAA ATACTGTCAAGCGGTATGGAAGTCTTTGAAGACTGTTCGAGCACCTGAAGTGGAAACATGGAAACAATTGGTTCTATCTCTTGAGGAGAGGATCAGAGCCCATCAACAG GGTGGATACACTGCAAATTTGGCTCCAACAAAATTAGTTGGCAAATTGCTCAACTTTTTTGATAGTACTGCCCATCGTGTTGTTGGGGGCCTACCACCACCTGCACCATCAGTATCACAAGGGAGTGTTCCTGGGAATGAACACTATCCGCAGCCCAGCGGCCCTAGAGTTTCGACTAGTCAGTCAACAATGGCCATTTCATCATTAATGCCTTCTGCTTCAATGGAGCCCATAAGTGATTGGACGGCTGATGGTAATAGAATGACAATGGTTAATAGAAGTGTTTCAGAACCAGACTTTGGTAGAACTCCAAGACAG GTCGATTCATCGAAAGACATGACCTCATCAAATGACCAAGGGAAAGCTTCAGTTGGGTCATCACGCTTTGCTCGTTTTGGTTTTGGCTCTCAGTTGTTGCAAAAGACTGTTGGGCTAGTTTTAAGGCCGCGCCTGGGTCGACAG GCTAAGCTAGGTGAAAAGAACAAATTCTATTACGATGAAAAGCAGAAGAGATGGGTAGAGGAAGGTGTGGAGCTCCCAGCTGAGGAAGCTTCCTTTGCACCGCCTCCAACAACTGCAGCCTTCCAGAATGGTATGTCAGATTACCATTTGAAATCCGCAATGCAGAAAGAAGGGACTCCAATGAATCAGAGCCCATATTATAAAACTCCTTCAGAACATAATTCAGGAATCCCATATGGTCCTTCCAGCTCAAATCAGTTTTCGGCTCGGGGAAGAATGGGTGTACGATCAAG GTATGTGGACACCTTCAACCAAGGTGGTGGAAGCCCTGCAAACTTGTTCCAGTCACCTTCTGTGCCCTCTGTTAAGCCTGCTGTTGCTGCAAATGCAAAGTTTTTCATTCCCACCCCAGCATCATCAGGTGAACAGACAATGGAGGCCATAGCAGAAAATGGGCAAGAAGACACTGCAACCCATGAAGATCCTTCCACATCTACTGCATATGACTCTTTCCAGTCTCCCATACCTTCATCATCAATGAGCATGCAGAGGTTCCCGAGTATGGGTAGCATCCCAGGCAAGGGTGTGGGAACAAATGGCGAGGCCTCTCTCCCTCCTAACTCGCGAAGAACAGCCTCCTGGGGTGGAAGCTTCAGTGATCCATTCAGCCCTCCCAATCCGGCTGAAACAAAAACTCTAGGGGAAGCTTTGGGCATGCCCCCTTCTACATATATGCCAAATGAGTCTTCTTTGATGCGCATGCCAATGAATGGTGGCAGTGTTGATGACCTTCATGAAGTGGAACTTTGA